The genomic region GGGGGTGTTCGTAGCGGGCATCCAGCCATGGAAACCCTGGATTCCCGCTAAACCCACCCCCGGCGAAGAACGCGCCGAGGGCCGACGCGGGAATGACGGACTACCTCCGGCTGGGAATTTTTCACAAATACCATTGATTTACTTTATCGACAGACACTTTTTCCATGAGATCCAAGCTCAAGGCAAATAATTAAGCGGATTGACCAGCCCAAGCTCCTCACTCCGCATCTCGAAATGCAGGTGCGGTCCGGTGGAATTCCCGGTGCTGCCGCCCAGACCGATCACTTCTCCCCGATAGACGTCGAAGCCGCAGCCGGCATAGACGACGCTCAGGTGGGCGTAGACCGTCTGCCAGCCGTTCCCGTGATCGACCACGATCAGATTGCCGTACCCCCACGTGCTCCAACCGGAAAACACCACCACGCCGGAATCAGAGGCGTAAACGTTGTCGCCGGTTTGCAGGGATATGTCGATGGCGTGGTGCCATTCGCAATACGGGTTCCCGCGCGAGGTGTCCCGTCCGTCGGTCGGCCAGACGAAATACCCGCTGCCTTGGGCGCTGCTGAGGTAGGGGCCCTGGCAGGCTCCGGGCCCGCCCCAAGCCCAGCGCATCTGGTCGGTGCGGCGAAGAATTGGGATCTGCCATTGGACGAATTCGCGGGAGCCGCCGGGGATGATCAGCCAAGTCCCGGCCGGGATTTTGGGATTTTTCGGGTCGACATCGGCGTCGAGATGGTTTCCAGGCCAGGAGATGATGTCCACCATATTCGCCTTGAACCGTTCGGCGACGGCATCCAGCTGGTTTCCATCCTGCCATTGGTAATACACCCCGTCCACCGGCAGGATGAAGAGTTCCATGCCCGGCGTCAACAGGTCCGGGTTGTCCTTCAGCGTGTTCTGGTTCGACCAGAATATCGTTTCCGGCTTTATGTTGAATTTTTGGGCGATCCCGAACAGCGTATCGCCGGAGGCGACGGTATAGACGACCACGTCCGAACGCGGATGGTCGGGAAGGTAGGTGGTGAAGTTGATCGCCCGCGATACGTACCCCGCGGGACCGCCGGAGGAGGATTCCGGAAGCAGCGCCGTTTCACGGAAGGCGGGAGTCGGCGACTGCTTCTGGAGGGTGGGATTGATTTCGATCCGGGCCGGCAAAAGCTCGAGGAGCGACGACCGCGCCAGCCAGGCGCCGAGAGCGACGATCAGCAGGATCAGCATGTGGCCCGCGTAGCGCATGGCCACCGCGCGCAGCCCGGAATGGGTGATCGAATCCCAAATCGAGGCCGCGAGCGAAGGCTCCGGATCCTCGGATTTCCTCGGGGGGAACGGCCAGGACGGTTTTGCGGATCTCATGGAAATTACGACATTGTATGATAGGCCCGGCGGAATCCGGCGTCAAGCCCGCGTAAGAGAATGGTGGGGATCATGGAGGGGGCAGCAACCCCCATGGGTTTTGCCCAACGCCATTGAACCGCATCTCGTAATGCAGGTGCGGTCCGGTGGAATTGCCGGTGGTCCCGCCGTACCCCACCAGCGATCCGGCCCAAACCTGCTGGCCGCATTGCACGGCGGGATAATCCAAGTGGGCGTAGAACGTATGCCACTGGTTGAGGTGGTCGACGATCACCAGGTATCCGTACCCGCGGTCACTCCACCCGGTGAAGACGATCACGCCGGCTTGCGAGGCGTAGATCGGCTGGCCGATGTATACGTAAATGTCGATTCCGGGGTGCGCCGGGCCGAAATCGTATCCGGAGAGGTTGTGGTTGGCGGTTGGCCAGATCCAGTCTCCGGTGCCCGGCGTGCCGTTGTATTTTCCGGCGCAGGTCCCAGGCCCCAGGCTGTAGGTCCGGCTGGTCCCCCCGGTGGAGACCGGCGCCACTTCCCAGGAGAAGGGGCGCCATCCGCCGGGGATGATCACCCAGGTTCCCGGCCGGACGACCGGATCGAGCGGATTAAGCTCGTTGCCCGGCCAATCCACGATGGCTTCGACCTCGACATGGAATTGCGCGGAAACGGATTCGAGCGTGTCCTTCTCCTTCCATTTGTAGAAGGCGCCGTCGACGGGGAGGATGTAGAGGGTCTGCCCGGGTTTGAGGAAGTTGGGATCGTCCTTAAGCGTGTCGGTGTTCCCGAACATGATGGTCTGCCACTGCAGGCCGAACTTGGAGGCGATGGTCGAGAGGTTGTCGCCCCGCTGGACGACGTATTCCGTCACCCAGGCGGATCCGCGCTCCGGGATGTCCGTGTGCGGATCGACGGTGCGGTAGAGGGTGAAGGCGGCCGAAGATCCCGGGACGGACGGCAGCTCGGCTCCGGGATCCACCACCGCGGTCGGGGTCCCGGGGGCGGCGACGGAGGTCTCGCCCGGCAGGCCGGACGGTCTGGCGTGGAACGCGTTCCAGGCCCAGAAACCAACCGCGGAAACCAACACCAACGCGGCAAAACTGCCGGCCCAAAAACGCCAATTGCGGTAGGAAGGGACTTCTTCTTCCGGCTGCAAAGCGGGAACAGAATTCGCCATCAGACGTTGTCCTTGCCCAAGTTTTCCAGAAACTCCATGTTGTCGCTGCTCTGCTGCAGGCGCTGGAGGATCGCCTCGGTGGCGGTGGTGATGTCCATCCCGGCTCCTCCGGGAGGCGGGGTGACCATCTGGGCGACCATCCGGCGCATCAGCCAGACCCGCGGCGTGATGTCCGGGCCGAGCAGGAGTTCTTCGCGGCGGGTGGAGGAGCGTTCGATGTCGAAGGCCGGGAAGATCCGCCGTTCCTGCAGTTTGCGCGAAAGCAAGAGTTCCATGTTGCCCGTGCCCTTAAACTCCTCGTATATCACGTCGTCGAGCCGCGACCCGGTATCGACCAGGCAGGTGGCGATGATGGTCAGCGAGCCGCCGCCTTCGATGTTCCGAGCCGCGCCGAAGAAGCGTTTGGGGGGATACAGCGCCGCCGGATCCAAACCGCCGGAGAGGGTGCGGCCCGAGGGCGTGACAACCAGATTATACGCCCGTCCGAGGCGGGTGATCGAATCCAGCAGAATGACGACATGATGGCCGATTTCCACCAGCCGTTTGGCCCGTTCGAGGGCGATTTCGGCCACCCGGACGTGCGAGGTTACCGGCTCGTCGAAGGTCGAGGCGATCACTTCGGCGTCGACCGACCGGTCCATGTCGGTCACTTCCTCGGGGCGCTCGCCGATCAGCGCCACCATCAGGTGCACGTCCGGATATTTTATCGAGATGGCGTTGGCGATCTGCTTGAGCACGGTGGTCTTGCCGGCTTTGGGCGGCGAGACGATCAGCCCGCGCTGGCCGCGTCCAATCGGGGCGACGAGGTTGAGCAGGCGGGTGGTCAGTTCATGCGGATCGGTTTCCAGGTCGAAGCGCTGGTCGGGGAAGATCGGCACCAGGTCTTCGAAAATCGGGCGTTGCTTGGCGGCTTCGGGATCCAGCCCGTTAATCGCCTCCACCCGCAGCAGGCCGTAATACTTCTCGGTCTCCTTCGGCGCCCGCACCTGTCCAATCACCATGTCGCCGGTGCGCAGGCTGAAGCGCCGAATCTGCGACTGGGAGACGTAGATGTCGTTCTGGCCGGGAAGGTAGTGGTCCGCCCGGAGAAATCCGATTCCTTCGTCGACGATCTCCAGGATGCCGCCGCGCAGTTCCAGCCCCTGGCGCTCGGCGTTGGCTTGCAGCAACCGCAGGATGAGGTCTTCCTTCTTCATCCGGGCGGCGCCGGGAATTTCAAATTCCTTGGCCATCCGGCGCATATCGACGAGGGAGGTTTTTTCAAGTTCGGAGATGTTCATCGATCGGTCTCATTTCTTGATGTGAAGGATGGGCGGACGTTGCGGACGGATACCCGGATCCGGTTATGGTCATCGAAGAAGGGGGAAGGGTTAGGCGCTCAAAGGTGTTCCGGAATAGGATTCTTCGGTTCGCGGACGGCACCCGGGATTCGGGTGGGGATGGTTAAATCCACCACACTGGGCAGTTGGTCGGCAGGAAACGTGGTGACCCACGGGGGACTCGAACCCTCAACCAACTGATTAAGAGTCAGCTGCTCTACCGATTGAGCTAGTGGGCCAATTTGCTGTCATTCTACCGGACCTGCTCGGCTTCAGCAGGCGGCTTCGCGGTGAAAATGCATCTCAATCTTACCCGAATCATGTGAAGTGTCAAGCCCCGGAAAACCCGCGCCGCGAGCATCCTCCGCACCAACCGTCCCGTCCACCGGCAAGTCCGGCGCACCTTGCCGCCTAAATAAGATGCGGGTCCAGACGGCGGACGGCATGCGCGGCGGGAGATCGGGGAAAAGCCTGCTTCGCCTATTCCATATGGAAAGGTGAACGCAACTGTTCAGTCAGTGGTCGTCATGCCGGCGCCCGCCCTCGGTGCGTTCTTGGCCGGGGGCGGTTTTTTTCGGCGTCCATTGAACTTCCAAAAATCACTGAATCCCGGCTTCGAACCCCGTTTCCCCCGCTCCCCGCGTCCACTGTCGCCAGGCGATGGAAGCGGGTGTTGGCAGGGAGAGTCGAGAACAGGGAAAGCTTGTCCTCGGGCGGAGCGGCGCCACAGCGGATGCGTGAGTGCGGAGGGCGTTCTCGAAGAATCACATCCCAAGTCCGGACTGAGTAGACAAAACCGGAACGGATTATGCGCCTGTGCATACGAGTGGACTGATTCGGACAGCTGAAAAAAATGTTGGAAACGAAAGCGGAGGGTGGAAAATCGCTCTGCGGGTCTAGGTTTTTTCGGCAGATGAAAAAACCATACAACGGCGCGCCGCGCCTCAGACAACCGGATTCGGGCTTTGATGACCGTCCGCTCCGGCAACTGGCATGGTTTGTGTACCCTACGGCGAATGCCGGGAAGGATCCGTTTGGCTGCGGGGCGACTCCATGAGGCGCCGGCCGGTTTACGGGCATCCTTCACGGTCAGGCGCAAACCAAGCCGGGAAGGAGCGGGAAATGAAAATCGGAAAGACAAGCATCGGAGCGCTGACGGTTCTGGTTGTCCTCGCGGCATGCAACCTGAACGCAGAGCGCGAGCAGACCTCGATTCCGTGGGAGACTTTCGCCGCGCCCTCCGCCGCCGTCACACTGCCGTCCGGCGGGATGACCGCCCCCAGCGCGACGGCGCCGGCCGCAACGGCGACTGCAACCTCCACTCCGACCGCCGATCCGCTGGCCGTGCCCCGCTTGGAGAATGGATCTCCGATCGACATCCTGCGTGTGGAAATGATCGACGCCCAAAACGGATGGGGAATCGGCGGACCGCTGCACAGCGGCAACGCCGCCCACGTTTTCCGGACTTACGACGGCGGATCCACTTGGATTGAAGTCACCCCGCCTGAAACCGCGGAATCCGCGGGCGCCGTTTCCTCGATGGCGGCGATCGGATTCTTTGCGGATATGCAAACGGGTTGGGTGATCTATCATGCCTTGATTCCCTCCAGCGTTCCGGACCGGGTCTTGGTTTGGAGGACAGCCGACGGAGGCCGCACCTGGCAGCCCAGCGAGCCTCTCGGCACAACCGGTCTGACCGAGACCTTCTCCGTCTCACACATTTTTTTCTCCGGAACGCAGTCCGGATGGGTTCTGGCGCACGTCGGCGCCGGGATGAACCACGATTACGTGGCGCTGTACCGCTCGACGGACGGGGGGGCGCGCTGGACTCGGGTGATCGATCCGGGAATCGATGGGGGAATCCAAAGCTGTTCAAAGACCGGGATGGGATTTGCCGACGGCGCGAACGGATGGCTGACCGGCGACTGCCATGGCGTGCGGCCGGGCGCTTTCCTCTTTCAGACTACCGACGCCGGAGCCCATTGGTCGCCGGTGTATCTGCCCGCGCCGCACGATCCCGCGGATTTGTATACGGCGGACCGGTTCGCGTGTTCCGTGCGCGCGCCATTCGTCCTCGGACAAACAGCCTTCGTGGGGGTGGAATGCGCGGATATGGCAAATCCCGAGGACCCGAACGCGGCTTTCCTGTACGACGTATCCCTGGGAGGAATTTCGAATTTCCGCGCGTATCCCGGGGGAGACCTGTTCACCCTGGATGGAATTCGGATTTGGGCGCTCGGAGCGGACATCCACCGCTCGGAGGACGGAGGGCAAAGCTGGGGGAAGATTTCCTCGGTGACCTGGACCGGCCAGTTCGATTTCGTGTCCGATACGACGGGATGGGCGGCGGTCCAAAAGGGGGGTGAATACGGGCTGGTGCATACGAGCGACGGCGGCGCCTTCTGGATCCAGCTGGAGCCTGTCGTGGCCGCCGGTTCATAGAGGGCGGCGCGGGCGGATTTTCGCGGGGATTTTGGTAAACCGGGGCGGCAGGTTGGGCGTATAATCTCCTCGGCATGGCCCCTGCGGAAATCCTCCTGCTCGTCATTCTCTCGGTAGTCTCCCTCCTCCTGATCCACGGCCGGGTGCGGCCGGATCTGACCGCCATGATCACCCTGGCGGTCCTCGGGCTGTCCGGCTTGGTCACGCCGGCGGAAGCGTTCAGCGGATTCGCCAGCTCGGCGGTCATGACGATTCTGGCGATCTCGGTCGTCTCGGAAGGCTTGCATCAATCCGGGGTAACAAAGTTCCTCAGCCGGCAGATGTCGCGTCTGGGCCGGGGCAACGAGCCGCGGCTGGTGTTCATCGCCGTGATCTCCTCGGCCTTGCTTTCGCTGTTCATGAACAACATCGCCGCGGCCGGCGTGCTCATGCCGGCGGTCATCGCCCTCTCCCGCCGGACGCGGATCCCGCCGTCGAAACTCTTGATGCCGATGGCCTTCGGAACCATCCTCGGCGGCATGGCCACCCTGCTGACCACGTCCAACATCATCGTCTCCGACGCATTGCGCCTGGCGGGCCACCGGCCGTTCGGCCTGTTGGATTTCCTGCCGATCGGAGTTTTGGTAGTCGGCGGCGGGGCCTTGTACCTCACCGGTCCGGGCCGGCGGTTCCTGCCGGTGCGCTACCCGGCCGGTCAGGAGGCTCGCACGGAACGGCTGCGCGCGGAATTGACCGGCTTGTACGGGTTGCGCCAGAACCTCGTCGAACTCATGGTGCTGGAAGGATCCTGCCTGTCGGGAATCAACATCAAGGAAGGAGATTGGGCCCGCCGGTTCGGCGTCAATATCCTGGGCATTTCCCGCGGCGGCCAAATCCGTTTCGGGCCGCGCGTGGAGGAG from Anaerolineales bacterium harbors:
- a CDS encoding peptidoglycan DD-metalloendopeptidase family protein; this translates as MRSAKPSWPFPPRKSEDPEPSLAASIWDSITHSGLRAVAMRYAGHMLILLIVALGAWLARSSLLELLPARIEINPTLQKQSPTPAFRETALLPESSSGGPAGYVSRAINFTTYLPDHPRSDVVVYTVASGDTLFGIAQKFNIKPETIFWSNQNTLKDNPDLLTPGMELFILPVDGVYYQWQDGNQLDAVAERFKANMVDIISWPGNHLDADVDPKNPKIPAGTWLIIPGGSREFVQWQIPILRRTDQMRWAWGGPGACQGPYLSSAQGSGYFVWPTDGRDTSRGNPYCEWHHAIDISLQTGDNVYASDSGVVVFSGWSTWGYGNLIVVDHGNGWQTVYAHLSVVYAGCGFDVYRGEVIGLGGSTGNSTGPHLHFEMRSEELGLVNPLNYLP
- a CDS encoding peptidoglycan DD-metalloendopeptidase family protein, producing MANSVPALQPEEEVPSYRNWRFWAGSFAALVLVSAVGFWAWNAFHARPSGLPGETSVAAPGTPTAVVDPGAELPSVPGSSAAFTLYRTVDPHTDIPERGSAWVTEYVVQRGDNLSTIASKFGLQWQTIMFGNTDTLKDDPNFLKPGQTLYILPVDGAFYKWKEKDTLESVSAQFHVEVEAIVDWPGNELNPLDPVVRPGTWVIIPGGWRPFSWEVAPVSTGGTSRTYSLGPGTCAGKYNGTPGTGDWIWPTANHNLSGYDFGPAHPGIDIYVYIGQPIYASQAGVIVFTGWSDRGYGYLVIVDHLNQWHTFYAHLDYPAVQCGQQVWAGSLVGYGGTTGNSTGPHLHYEMRFNGVGQNPWGLLPPP
- the rho gene encoding transcription termination factor Rho, with the translated sequence MNISELEKTSLVDMRRMAKEFEIPGAARMKKEDLILRLLQANAERQGLELRGGILEIVDEGIGFLRADHYLPGQNDIYVSQSQIRRFSLRTGDMVIGQVRAPKETEKYYGLLRVEAINGLDPEAAKQRPIFEDLVPIFPDQRFDLETDPHELTTRLLNLVAPIGRGQRGLIVSPPKAGKTTVLKQIANAISIKYPDVHLMVALIGERPEEVTDMDRSVDAEVIASTFDEPVTSHVRVAEIALERAKRLVEIGHHVVILLDSITRLGRAYNLVVTPSGRTLSGGLDPAALYPPKRFFGAARNIEGGGSLTIIATCLVDTGSRLDDVIYEEFKGTGNMELLLSRKLQERRIFPAFDIERSSTRREELLLGPDITPRVWLMRRMVAQMVTPPPGGAGMDITTATEAILQRLQQSSDNMEFLENLGKDNV